The [Clostridium] scindens ATCC 35704 nucleotide sequence ACACCTGTGTCAATAGTACCCTCTCTGTGATTCTCTACAATGATCTGGACAGGTCCTGTTGCTCCAACTGGAATAGTATAACTATGATCTGCTCCCAGTGTTATGTTGCCGACCTTAATTGTCATCTTATAATCCGTAGCGCCACTCTCTGAAATAGTCAGTGTTGAACCAATTCTGACACCATTCAGCATTACCTTATCTTCATGACCAAGAGCAAATGTTGCAGTCTTCTTATCAGCAGAAAGCGTGTAGCCTTCTCCTGCCTCCATCGCTTCTGTACAGTTTACAGTAAAGCCGAACTCTTCATTTCTGTCTCCTATATTTCCTGTGATAAGCTTCTGAATCTCTACAGAAGTGGTTGTCGGGGTATAGGTGTTAGTGATGCTGATATCCGGATTGCTGGCTGCCGAAATACTGTAATTAAGCGTTGCAACATGGCTCCAGTTACTTGTGTTTGCAAGAATTACTTCCTCTGTATCCGGATTATACCTCAAACTTTTCCCTTGCACGGTATATGGTCCGTTTCCGTTTGTAGAAATACTATAAAAATTAACCGGTGTTTTCCAGTTACCTCCGATACCAGTTACCGCTGCCGTTACTGTTGCTCTCTGAGATGCGGTAAGTGGAGTCTTGGATATTACAACACACCCATCCTTTCCTGTCAGAGCCGCTGCGAATAAAACATTCTGATCTCCATCAATTTTTACAGGCCAGTTTGTATGACTGCACTCGGTGTATACATCCGATGTCACTTTAAAGTCTGCTGCTTTGACTTCAACATCCGCTCCTGTACCGCTTGTTGCCAGGCTATATCCTGGAACCTCCGCTCCGGACTCTGTTACAGAATAAACTCCGACTGCTGCATTGTCTATTCTCCATTGCCATGTGAGTCCATCTGCACCTCTACTTATTACATTACTACTATCCAACGTATAAGGTGTTCCGCTTTGATTAGTCACCTGTATCTGAAATTCTGCCGGAATCTGATTCACTGTAATTCCCCGGAAAGTCTTTCCCACAAGGATATAATTCGCATCCGGATTTATATCTGCATAGGTTGCGATACCCTGATTTGCTAGTTCCGCCCCCATATCCGCATGCTGCTCGTCATCTGTTACAGGCTCTGTTAACGCTTGTATCTCTGCTTCATTTTCTGCTGTGTTTTCCTCCGGCGCCGCCAGTACGCTGATATTCATTGCCATAACCATCACTAATACCAACATTGCAGACAACCACCGCTTACGTTTTCCTGATTTCATTGTTACACTCCTTCCTCTCTTCCTTATCTATATGTCGACGCTATTTTCTATCCGTCTCATAAGTCACACGATTCTTCTTTTGCCCGCTCACTCCATCTTTAGTAATGGCACAGGCATCCACTGCTCCGATAATTGCCATGTACCAGTCCACTTTCTGATACACCGATCTCATTTCCACGAATTACATTTTGCGGGTATAACGCTCCCTCCTTACTTTCCTGTACGCTTACGTTTCACACCTAGTTCTTACCCGGCATACAGGTTCTTCCTAACCACTACAGCCATCTCTTCTGTGGATTCATGCACGAAAAATCAGACTTTTTCGTTCGGAAGTGTTATAGTATATAAACGTATAGGATAGTGCCCGTCTACACCGTGTAAATGGTGTTGCCGGATATAAACTATACCAAAACCATATGGATATGTAGTAAAATAGTGTTTTGTTTACTGACTTCTTTTGTCTGAAAAAGGGAACGGAAAAGTCTACCTTTTCTATCAAATATTTCCAGTTTCTCTATTTGTTTCCCTCGCCCACCGGAGAAATGTATCTTGTGCAATACCGAGTTTCTGTGCCGCCTGCCTGGAACTTATCTCCCCCTCTTTCCATGCTCTGCATAGCATCGGAAATTCCGGTGGTTTCGGAATTTTGGGTCTTCCGAAACTTACTCCTCTTTGCTTCGCCGCCACAATTCCTTCTCTTTGCCTCTGCCGTATATTTTCTCTCTCGGTTTGTGCCACATAGGAAAGAATCTGAAGTACCATATCTGCTACAAAGGTACCTGTCAGATCTTTACCTGTCTGACACGTATCCAGAAGCGGCATATCCAGAACAACAATATCGGCCTTCTTCTCCTTTGTAATTATCCGCCATTGTTCCAGAATCTCTTCGTAATTTCTTCCCAAACGGTCAATGGATTTGATAACCAGACAGTCGCCGGCACGAAGTTTTTTGGTCAGTTTGCGATACCCGGGGCGTTCGAAATTCTTTCCACTCAGTTTATCCATGTAAATATTTTTCTCCTTCACCGGAAACGCTTTCAACGCGATAATCTGTCTGTCCTCATTCTGCTCTTTTGTCGATACACGCACATATCCGTATACTTGTTTTTCCATTTCAAAAACCTCCGTTCTTCAGTATTTTCCTATTATCCCTCTTTTCTTTCATTTTAATTAATCCTGAATCCATGAAGTTCAAACTCTCTTAATTGCAGTTTCGCCTGTTGGGTGACGTGATTTTCTGCTATAATCTTCTCAGTCAATCTCGTTTCACGAGGAGACTAAGCCATGATAGACATTAAAATTAAAATAAGCGATCCAGCCGGATGAATGTTACGCCCAACCGTTCACATAAATTTTTATAACAAACTTGACATCACAAAATCTATTTGTTATATTACACATAGAACAATCAGGCAGCGTTGAATGATGAATGCCTTATCATACACATTGTCCGATCACTTGCCTAAGCCAGTCAGGATTTTCGACCTATTAGCGCGGTCAGATTTAAAGGAGGTGGTCTTTAATGGGAACAAAAAGAGATTATTATGAGATATTGGGAATAGAAAAGAATGCAGATGCGGGAAAGATCAAGTCCGCATACCGAAAACTGGCAAAGAAATATCACCCCGACACGAATTCCGGGGATGCTGTGGCAGAGCAGAAGTTTAAAGAGGTCACGGAAGCATATAATATTCTTAGCGATCCGGAAAAAAAGAAACTGTACGACCAGTTCGGCCATGCCGGCCCAGATGGCGGTCCGGCCGATTCCGGCTTCTATCAAAGCGGGGATATAGATGACCTCTTCGGCGATATCTTTGGCGACCTCTTCAGAGGCCGGCAGTCAGGCAGTTTCCGCCAGGGAGGATTCCGCCAGGAGTCATTCCGGCAAAAAGGCGGCAATCTCCATGCCGATATATCCGTTACCTTCGAAGAGGCAGCCTTCGGCTGCGATAAGGTTATCACCCTTTCAAGCCCGGAGAAAGGCCAGCCGCCCCAGACTCTCAAAGTCCGCATCCCTGCCGGGATAGACAGCGGAAAGAGCATACGGCTTCGTGGCAAGGGAATGCCGGGAAGCAGCGGCGGCGAGCCCGGCGATCTGCTTCTAAAAGTATCCGTTTTAAAGAAATCCGGCTTTGAGCGTAAGGGATTAGATATCTACACCACCGCGGACATTCCTTTTACGGTCGCCGCGCTTGGCGGAGAGGCTTATGTACAGACCCTTGCGGGAATCGTTCTGTGCAAGATCCAGCCAGGCACCCAGTCAGGCACTAAGATCCGACTCAGAGGCAAAGGCATCGTGTCCATGAAGGACTCTTCCGTTCACGGCGATCAATATGTCACCGTACGGATTCAGGTTCCAAGGAATCTAAGTCCGGAGGCGAGAAAGAAACTGCTGGAATTCGACGCGGTCTATAAAGGCACATCCTCCGACAGCGGCCGGCATGCTACAAGTTCCAGCTAATACATGAACAAATGGCATGATATCCCAGGCAAGACGATAAATGTGATCGTCCGCCTAAGAGCATCATGCCATGATCATTCTGTCTCCCTTTGAACCGAGAACGCCAAGTGGGGCATATACTTATTGTAATAGTTCTTCACGCACTTCCCCGCTACCGTCATTTTGTTTCGCTTTGCGACATTCTGGGACGCAATATTGTTGTCTCGAATAATCGAATACACTTCTTTTGCCCCCAAAATGTCAAACGCATATTTCTTACATGCAATTGCAGCCTCAGTCGCGTAGCCCTTATGCCAGAAATCCTTCGCCAGAAGATATCCTACCTCAAGCACCTGCTCCCCATTCAGGTCCTGCATCGTCAATCCGCATTGGCCGATCACCTCTCCGGTTTCTTCCAGCACTACCGCCCACAGGCCAAATCCATCATTTTCATACCGATTTAACTGCAATTCCAGCCACTCCCGAGCCTCCTTGTCATCAAATGCATGCTCATACGCATACATGACCTCTTCATCCTTTAGCATCCTGCACAGCGCCTCGTAGTCCTCCCGGCGTATCTCGCGCAGATAGAGCCTATCTGTTTTCAATATGGCCTCAATCGGAGTAAAGATTGCATCGCACTGGTTTAAAAAGGCCCAGTAGCAATCACCGTAGGACCAATGCCACCATTCCGTAGGATAATTTGCAAATCCGGCCTTTTCCATAATGTCGATCAATATCTTCCGGTTTCTTCGGGCCTCTTCGCTAATATAGTCTGAATATAAATAGGTACGGTTCTCCGGCTCAAGCGGAACCGCGTTGTATACCGTCCCCATATCCTGTTCCTCTCCATCCTTTAGAAGCGTTAGATCGATGGCCCCGCCGGTGGGGTGTCCGGCAACCTTCACCGGCGCCACAAACTGGCAAGTCATCTTATATATCTCCTCATCGCTTCTGGCGGGATACATCTTCTTATAGTCCTGATATGCCGTTTCAAAACTCTTCTTCTGCTGGGACAGCGGCCTGTAGGCTTCTTTTATCAGTATCTGATAGCCCGGCGGCAGATATCCGGCGGCCTCCTTTAACATCTCTGCCACAGAACGCCTTGCATGGCAGAAAAAGTCTGACTGGTTCTTGATCTGGCTTCTGCTTTCATCAACCAATATGTCTTTGTGGATGCCCTTAAGAGATGCTAGTTCTTCCTGGTTCTCTCCGACTGCTATGTTAGAAATTCGTTCATCATCTAATAGTACCACTTCTCTTCCCTCCATTCTCCTTCGTTTCATCCATTATAAACTATATTCGGCAATAGGGGAGAAAATCAAAAGATTGTGTTTTTTATTCTCTATTATAAACTTTTCGACTTCCTGTACGCTGCCATTCTTATCCGCGTACATCATCTGACACGCGCTTTTATTATCCGGCGCCTCATGCTTCCCCCTCTCCGTCGCCTGGCTGCTGCAAGCGCCAAACAAGAGAAATATTACCAGGATCATGCAAATATTCTTAATCATTCTCTCCACTCCTCCTTAGTTCTCATATCCGTCTGCATTTTACAAACAATATAACATCTTTTAAGCCAGTTGTCAATTTATACCATCATTTTGATAATGCAATATCATTAAGATTATTTTACCATAATATATATAAAAAGGAGCATTC carries:
- a CDS encoding GNAT family N-acetyltransferase; the encoded protein is MVLLDDERISNIAVGENQEELASLKGIHKDILVDESRSQIKNQSDFFCHARRSVAEMLKEAAGYLPPGYQILIKEAYRPLSQQKKSFETAYQDYKKMYPARSDEEIYKMTCQFVAPVKVAGHPTGGAIDLTLLKDGEEQDMGTVYNAVPLEPENRTYLYSDYISEEARRNRKILIDIMEKAGFANYPTEWWHWSYGDCYWAFLNQCDAIFTPIEAILKTDRLYLREIRREDYEALCRMLKDEEVMYAYEHAFDDKEAREWLELQLNRYENDGFGLWAVVLEETGEVIGQCGLTMQDLNGEQVLEVGYLLAKDFWHKGYATEAAIACKKYAFDILGAKEVYSIIRDNNIASQNVAKRNKMTVAGKCVKNYYNKYMPHLAFSVQRETE
- a CDS encoding recombinase family protein; its protein translation is MEKQVYGYVRVSTKEQNEDRQIIALKAFPVKEKNIYMDKLSGKNFERPGYRKLTKKLRAGDCLVIKSIDRLGRNYEEILEQWRIITKEKKADIVVLDMPLLDTCQTGKDLTGTFVADMVLQILSYVAQTERENIRQRQREGIVAAKQRGVSFGRPKIPKPPEFPMLCRAWKEGEISSRQAAQKLGIAQDTFLRWARETNRETGNI
- a CDS encoding DnaJ C-terminal domain-containing protein, producing the protein MGTKRDYYEILGIEKNADAGKIKSAYRKLAKKYHPDTNSGDAVAEQKFKEVTEAYNILSDPEKKKLYDQFGHAGPDGGPADSGFYQSGDIDDLFGDIFGDLFRGRQSGSFRQGGFRQESFRQKGGNLHADISVTFEEAAFGCDKVITLSSPEKGQPPQTLKVRIPAGIDSGKSIRLRGKGMPGSSGGEPGDLLLKVSVLKKSGFERKGLDIYTTADIPFTVAALGGEAYVQTLAGIVLCKIQPGTQSGTKIRLRGKGIVSMKDSSVHGDQYVTVRIQVPRNLSPEARKKLLEFDAVYKGTSSDSGRHATSSS
- a CDS encoding DUF7601 domain-containing protein, which produces MKSGKRKRWLSAMLVLVMVMAMNISVLAAPEENTAENEAEIQALTEPVTDDEQHADMGAELANQGIATYADINPDANYILVGKTFRGITVNQIPAEFQIQVTNQSGTPYTLDSSNVISRGADGLTWQWRIDNAAVGVYSVTESGAEVPGYSLATSGTGADVEVKAADFKVTSDVYTECSHTNWPVKIDGDQNVLFAAALTGKDGCVVISKTPLTASQRATVTAAVTGIGGNWKTPVNFYSISTNGNGPYTVQGKSLRYNPDTEEVILANTSNWSHVATLNYSISAASNPDISITNTYTPTTTSVEIQKLITGNIGDRNEEFGFTVNCTEAMEAGEGYTLSADKKTATFALGHEDKVMLNGVRIGSTLTISESGATDYKMTIKVGNITLGADHSYTIPVGATGPVQIIVENHREGTIDTGVALDSLPYILILAVVAAGVVAFIRKRRRHNGN